A window from Canis lupus baileyi chromosome 4, mCanLup2.hap1, whole genome shotgun sequence encodes these proteins:
- the FAF2 gene encoding FAS-associated factor 2 isoform X1: MAAPEERDLTQEQTEKLLQFQDLTGIESMDQCRHTLEQHNWNIEAAVQDRLNEQEGVPSVFNPPPSRPLQVNTADHRIYSYVVSRPQPRGLLGWGYYLIMLPFRFTYYTILDIFRFALRFIRPDPRSRVTDPVGDIVSFMHSFEEKYGRAHPVFYQGTYSQALNDAKRELRFLLVYLHGDDHQDSDEFCRNTLCAPEVISLINTRMLFWACSTNKPEGYRVSQALRENTYPFLAMIMLKDRRMTVVGRLEGLIQPDDLINQLTFIMDANQTYLVSERLEREERNQTQVLRQQQDEAYLASLRADQEKERKKREERERKRRKEEEVQQQKLAEERRRRNLQEEKERKLECLPPEPSPDDPESVKIIFKLPNDSRVERRFHFSQSLTVIHDFLFSLKESPEKFQIEANFPRRVLPCIPSEEWPNPPTLQEAGLSHTEVLFVQDLTDE; encoded by the exons gcTGCTGTACAGGACCGATTGAATGAACAAGAGGGTGTACCAAGTGTTTTCAACCCACCTCCATCCCGACCCTTGCAAGTTAATACAGCTGACCACAGGATCTACAGTTATGTTGTTTCAAGACCACAGCCAAGG GGGCTGCTTGGATGGGGTTATTACTTGATAATGCTTCCATTCCGGTTTACCTATTACACAATACTTGATATATTTAG GTTTGCTCTTCGTTTTATACGGCCTGACCCTCGCAGCCGGGTCACTGACCCCGTTGGGGACATTGTTTCATTTATGCACTCTTTTGAAGAGAAATATGGGAGGGCACACCCTGTCTTCTACCAGGGAACGTACAGCCAG GCACTTAACGATGCCAAGCGGGAGCTTCgctttcttttggtttatctTCATGGAGATGATCACCAGGACTCTGATGAGTTCTGTCG CAACACACTCTGTGCCCCTGAAGTTATTTCCCTAATAAATACTAGGATGCTTTTCTGGGCATGCTCCACAAATAAACCTGAGGGATATAGGG TCTCGCAGGCTTTACGAGAGAACACCTATCCATTCCTGGCCATGATTATGCTGAAGGATCGGAGAATGACTGTAGTGGGACGGCTAGAAGGCCTCATTCAACCCGATGATCTTATTAACCAGCTGACATTTATCATGGATGCAAACCAGACTTACCTGGTGTCAGAACGCCTTGAAAG GGAAGAACGAAATCAGACCCAGGTCCTGAGACAACAGCAAGACGAGGCCTATCTGGCCTCTCTCAGGGCAgaccaggagaaagaaaggaagaaacggGAGGAGCGGGAGCGGAAGCGgcggaaggaggaggaggtgcaaCAGCAAAAGTTGGCAGAGGAGAGACGTCGGCGG AATTtacaagaggaaaaggaaaggaagttgGAGTGCCTGCCCCCGGAGCCTTCCCCTGATGACCCTGAAAGTGTCAAGATCATTTTCAAATTACCCAATGATTCTCGAGTAGAGAGACGATTCCACTTTTCACAGTCTCTAACA GTAATCCACGACTTCTTATTCTCCTTGAAAGAAAGCCCTGAAAAGTTTCAGATTGAAGCCAACTTTCCCCGGCGGGTGCTGCCTTGCATCCCTTCAGAGGAGTGGCCCAACCCCCCCACACTTCAGGAGGCCGGACTCAGCCACACAGAAGTTCTCTTTGTTCAGGACCTGACAGATGAATga
- the FAF2 gene encoding FAS-associated factor 2 isoform X2, with the protein MQGQEEEMIPFCFCMGDLTGIESMDQCRHTLEQHNWNIEAAVQDRLNEQEGVPSVFNPPPSRPLQVNTADHRIYSYVVSRPQPRGLLGWGYYLIMLPFRFTYYTILDIFRFALRFIRPDPRSRVTDPVGDIVSFMHSFEEKYGRAHPVFYQGTYSQALNDAKRELRFLLVYLHGDDHQDSDEFCRNTLCAPEVISLINTRMLFWACSTNKPEGYRVSQALRENTYPFLAMIMLKDRRMTVVGRLEGLIQPDDLINQLTFIMDANQTYLVSERLEREERNQTQVLRQQQDEAYLASLRADQEKERKKREERERKRRKEEEVQQQKLAEERRRRNLQEEKERKLECLPPEPSPDDPESVKIIFKLPNDSRVERRFHFSQSLTVIHDFLFSLKESPEKFQIEANFPRRVLPCIPSEEWPNPPTLQEAGLSHTEVLFVQDLTDE; encoded by the exons gcTGCTGTACAGGACCGATTGAATGAACAAGAGGGTGTACCAAGTGTTTTCAACCCACCTCCATCCCGACCCTTGCAAGTTAATACAGCTGACCACAGGATCTACAGTTATGTTGTTTCAAGACCACAGCCAAGG GGGCTGCTTGGATGGGGTTATTACTTGATAATGCTTCCATTCCGGTTTACCTATTACACAATACTTGATATATTTAG GTTTGCTCTTCGTTTTATACGGCCTGACCCTCGCAGCCGGGTCACTGACCCCGTTGGGGACATTGTTTCATTTATGCACTCTTTTGAAGAGAAATATGGGAGGGCACACCCTGTCTTCTACCAGGGAACGTACAGCCAG GCACTTAACGATGCCAAGCGGGAGCTTCgctttcttttggtttatctTCATGGAGATGATCACCAGGACTCTGATGAGTTCTGTCG CAACACACTCTGTGCCCCTGAAGTTATTTCCCTAATAAATACTAGGATGCTTTTCTGGGCATGCTCCACAAATAAACCTGAGGGATATAGGG TCTCGCAGGCTTTACGAGAGAACACCTATCCATTCCTGGCCATGATTATGCTGAAGGATCGGAGAATGACTGTAGTGGGACGGCTAGAAGGCCTCATTCAACCCGATGATCTTATTAACCAGCTGACATTTATCATGGATGCAAACCAGACTTACCTGGTGTCAGAACGCCTTGAAAG GGAAGAACGAAATCAGACCCAGGTCCTGAGACAACAGCAAGACGAGGCCTATCTGGCCTCTCTCAGGGCAgaccaggagaaagaaaggaagaaacggGAGGAGCGGGAGCGGAAGCGgcggaaggaggaggaggtgcaaCAGCAAAAGTTGGCAGAGGAGAGACGTCGGCGG AATTtacaagaggaaaaggaaaggaagttgGAGTGCCTGCCCCCGGAGCCTTCCCCTGATGACCCTGAAAGTGTCAAGATCATTTTCAAATTACCCAATGATTCTCGAGTAGAGAGACGATTCCACTTTTCACAGTCTCTAACA GTAATCCACGACTTCTTATTCTCCTTGAAAGAAAGCCCTGAAAAGTTTCAGATTGAAGCCAACTTTCCCCGGCGGGTGCTGCCTTGCATCCCTTCAGAGGAGTGGCCCAACCCCCCCACACTTCAGGAGGCCGGACTCAGCCACACAGAAGTTCTCTTTGTTCAGGACCTGACAGATGAATga
- the FAF2 gene encoding FAS-associated factor 2 isoform X3, with product MDQCRHTLEQHNWNIEAAVQDRLNEQEGVPSVFNPPPSRPLQVNTADHRIYSYVVSRPQPRGLLGWGYYLIMLPFRFTYYTILDIFRFALRFIRPDPRSRVTDPVGDIVSFMHSFEEKYGRAHPVFYQGTYSQALNDAKRELRFLLVYLHGDDHQDSDEFCRNTLCAPEVISLINTRMLFWACSTNKPEGYRVSQALRENTYPFLAMIMLKDRRMTVVGRLEGLIQPDDLINQLTFIMDANQTYLVSERLEREERNQTQVLRQQQDEAYLASLRADQEKERKKREERERKRRKEEEVQQQKLAEERRRRNLQEEKERKLECLPPEPSPDDPESVKIIFKLPNDSRVERRFHFSQSLTVIHDFLFSLKESPEKFQIEANFPRRVLPCIPSEEWPNPPTLQEAGLSHTEVLFVQDLTDE from the exons gcTGCTGTACAGGACCGATTGAATGAACAAGAGGGTGTACCAAGTGTTTTCAACCCACCTCCATCCCGACCCTTGCAAGTTAATACAGCTGACCACAGGATCTACAGTTATGTTGTTTCAAGACCACAGCCAAGG GGGCTGCTTGGATGGGGTTATTACTTGATAATGCTTCCATTCCGGTTTACCTATTACACAATACTTGATATATTTAG GTTTGCTCTTCGTTTTATACGGCCTGACCCTCGCAGCCGGGTCACTGACCCCGTTGGGGACATTGTTTCATTTATGCACTCTTTTGAAGAGAAATATGGGAGGGCACACCCTGTCTTCTACCAGGGAACGTACAGCCAG GCACTTAACGATGCCAAGCGGGAGCTTCgctttcttttggtttatctTCATGGAGATGATCACCAGGACTCTGATGAGTTCTGTCG CAACACACTCTGTGCCCCTGAAGTTATTTCCCTAATAAATACTAGGATGCTTTTCTGGGCATGCTCCACAAATAAACCTGAGGGATATAGGG TCTCGCAGGCTTTACGAGAGAACACCTATCCATTCCTGGCCATGATTATGCTGAAGGATCGGAGAATGACTGTAGTGGGACGGCTAGAAGGCCTCATTCAACCCGATGATCTTATTAACCAGCTGACATTTATCATGGATGCAAACCAGACTTACCTGGTGTCAGAACGCCTTGAAAG GGAAGAACGAAATCAGACCCAGGTCCTGAGACAACAGCAAGACGAGGCCTATCTGGCCTCTCTCAGGGCAgaccaggagaaagaaaggaagaaacggGAGGAGCGGGAGCGGAAGCGgcggaaggaggaggaggtgcaaCAGCAAAAGTTGGCAGAGGAGAGACGTCGGCGG AATTtacaagaggaaaaggaaaggaagttgGAGTGCCTGCCCCCGGAGCCTTCCCCTGATGACCCTGAAAGTGTCAAGATCATTTTCAAATTACCCAATGATTCTCGAGTAGAGAGACGATTCCACTTTTCACAGTCTCTAACA GTAATCCACGACTTCTTATTCTCCTTGAAAGAAAGCCCTGAAAAGTTTCAGATTGAAGCCAACTTTCCCCGGCGGGTGCTGCCTTGCATCCCTTCAGAGGAGTGGCCCAACCCCCCCACACTTCAGGAGGCCGGACTCAGCCACACAGAAGTTCTCTTTGTTCAGGACCTGACAGATGAATga